The following coding sequences are from one Sphingobium sp. Cam5-1 window:
- a CDS encoding energy transducer TonB produces MLDAAERFITDDAASSVSPLLSPSPSSCIQMPEVRTANASRYGERRQINLPTILLITLIHGVLIFALIHARQQVRHVREARLSVVNLMPPPPPPAAETPPPPPSAPPVVAPPALVQVPVPPVQIATTPDPSPVPVPPTPVVIRAPVLAAPIASASPSTVQGGDLATQMVAGKPPRYPIESRRKREQGTVILSLTLGVDGAVESLTIAQSSGFSRLDVAAREAVRSWRWKPMIRDGQPVRVKGVVEIPFVLRSADA; encoded by the coding sequence ATGCTCGATGCAGCGGAACGGTTCATTACAGATGATGCTGCATCCTCTGTTTCTCCGCTGCTCAGCCCGTCACCGTCTTCCTGTATCCAGATGCCGGAGGTCCGGACAGCCAATGCTTCGCGCTATGGTGAACGACGCCAGATCAATTTACCGACGATCCTGCTCATCACCCTCATTCACGGCGTTTTGATCTTCGCGCTCATTCATGCCCGACAACAAGTTCGGCACGTCCGCGAAGCGCGCTTGTCGGTCGTAAACTTGATGCCACCCCCGCCGCCGCCCGCTGCGGAAACGCCTCCGCCTCCGCCATCTGCTCCTCCGGTGGTCGCTCCCCCGGCGTTGGTTCAAGTGCCAGTTCCGCCGGTGCAGATCGCTACCACGCCTGATCCTTCTCCGGTCCCGGTCCCTCCAACGCCTGTTGTAATCCGGGCGCCTGTGCTGGCCGCGCCGATAGCTTCTGCCTCGCCGAGCACCGTCCAGGGCGGCGATCTTGCTACACAGATGGTGGCGGGCAAGCCGCCGCGCTACCCGATCGAAAGCCGTCGCAAGCGCGAGCAGGGAACTGTCATTCTGTCCCTGACGCTGGGCGTCGATGGGGCTGTGGAAAGCCTGACTATAGCACAGAGCAGCGGCTTTTCCCGTCTGGACGTCGCGGCGCGCGAAGCGGTGCGAAGCTGGCGGTGGAAGCCGATGATCCGGGACGGCCAGCCGGTGCGAGTCAAGGGCGTCGTTGAAATCCCCTTTGTCCTGCGCAGCGCGGACGCGTGA
- a CDS encoding Fe2+-dependent dioxygenase, giving the protein MLTVIPDLLDPVTVQRVRTLIAAAQWVDGNVTSGHQSALAKRNMQLPEDAPEARQAGQIILEALGRSPLFIAAALPLKIFPPLFNSYEGGQAFGVHVDNAVRVQAGTGFRVRSDLSMTVFLEDPQRYDGGELTVETNFGVQRVKLPAGHAVLYPSSSLHRVEPVTRGRRIASFFWLQSMVRDDAARQMMFDLDSSIQALAVDLGHDNVQVIRLTGVYHNLLRRWADA; this is encoded by the coding sequence ATGCTGACCGTTATCCCCGACTTGCTCGATCCTGTCACTGTGCAGCGCGTCCGGACGCTCATCGCTGCCGCGCAATGGGTCGATGGCAATGTCACCTCAGGTCATCAGTCGGCGCTGGCCAAGCGCAACATGCAGCTTCCCGAGGATGCGCCCGAGGCGCGACAGGCGGGGCAGATCATCCTGGAAGCCTTGGGGCGCTCACCGCTGTTTATCGCTGCTGCCCTCCCGCTCAAGATATTCCCGCCCCTGTTCAACAGTTATGAAGGCGGCCAGGCGTTCGGAGTACATGTGGATAATGCCGTCCGGGTGCAGGCAGGCACCGGGTTCAGGGTACGATCCGACCTCTCGATGACCGTCTTCCTGGAAGATCCGCAACGCTATGATGGTGGCGAATTGACCGTCGAGACAAATTTCGGCGTGCAGCGGGTGAAGCTACCGGCGGGCCATGCAGTTTTATACCCTTCGTCGTCGCTTCATCGCGTTGAGCCGGTGACGCGCGGGCGACGGATTGCCAGCTTTTTCTGGCTGCAGTCGATGGTTCGGGACGATGCTGCGCGTCAGATGATGTTCGATCTCGATAGCAGCATACAGGCGCTGGCCGTCGATCTTGGCCATGATAATGTCCAGGTGATCCGCTTGACGGGCGTCTATCACAATCTGCTGCGGCGGTGGGCAGACGCCTGA
- a CDS encoding FAD:protein FMN transferase has translation MGTSWSARIVDAPPGCASTIDDVLSCVIAQMSNWEADSDISRFNALPTGTWTALPSDMMTVLKAGLTMAHLSGGAFDPAIGQMVERWGFGPSGLTGPEIVPAHPAPWTMVEIADQSARRLADVKLDFSGIAKGFAVDAVSEALRDLGARHFLVEIGGELRGDGLKPDGQPWWVDVEAPPGLTVPTLRIALCGLSVATSGDYVRFQTKGGTHLSHSIDPATGRPIANDVASVTVLHKSAMLADAWATAITILGHERGMALATRHDIAARLILRTDDGAKEYITPALASMLD, from the coding sequence ATGGGTACAAGCTGGTCGGCCCGGATCGTCGATGCTCCACCCGGCTGCGCGAGCACAATCGATGACGTACTTTCTTGCGTCATCGCGCAGATGAGCAATTGGGAAGCCGATTCCGACATCAGCCGCTTCAATGCACTGCCGACCGGGACTTGGACAGCGCTGCCGTCAGACATGATGACAGTCCTGAAGGCCGGGTTGACCATGGCGCATCTATCCGGCGGCGCATTTGACCCGGCAATCGGACAGATGGTCGAACGATGGGGTTTCGGCCCATCGGGCCTAACAGGTCCAGAAATAGTGCCTGCGCATCCTGCACCCTGGACCATGGTCGAGATCGCGGATCAGAGCGCCCGTCGCCTTGCTGACGTGAAGCTGGACTTTTCTGGCATAGCAAAGGGTTTCGCAGTCGATGCGGTTTCAGAAGCTCTCCGCGATCTGGGCGCTCGCCATTTTCTGGTCGAGATCGGCGGGGAATTGCGCGGCGATGGCCTCAAGCCCGATGGCCAACCCTGGTGGGTTGATGTAGAGGCGCCGCCGGGTCTCACAGTGCCTACCCTCCGCATCGCCTTGTGCGGCCTGTCTGTAGCCACTTCAGGCGATTATGTGCGCTTCCAGACCAAGGGCGGCACGCACCTGTCTCACAGCATCGATCCGGCAACTGGCAGACCGATCGCCAATGATGTCGCTTCTGTCACGGTTCTGCACAAAAGCGCGATGCTGGCAGATGCCTGGGCAACTGCAATCACGATCTTGGGGCATGAACGCGGCATGGCGTTGGCGACACGTCACGATATCGCCGCACGCCTCATTCTCCGCACCGACGACGGCGCCAAGGAATATATAACGCCTGCTCTGGCTTCGATGCTCGATTAG
- a CDS encoding DUF2271 domain-containing protein produces MQIRYKLILGSSAAFGAAAIPATAQTLNVNVTIPRLSVAEYHRPYVAIWLEKEGATPRTLSVWYDVDKAKGEGTKWLRDLRQWWRVSGRSLKVPADGITGATRAPGEQKVAFTPGKGPLGQLSPGNYTLVVEAAREVGGRELLRLPFSWPAKPGAIVRAKGNNELGQVSLSVSK; encoded by the coding sequence ATGCAAATCCGCTACAAACTCATCCTCGGCAGCAGCGCCGCCTTCGGCGCAGCCGCAATCCCCGCCACCGCCCAGACGCTGAACGTCAACGTCACCATCCCCCGCCTTTCCGTCGCCGAATATCACCGCCCCTACGTCGCCATCTGGCTGGAAAAGGAAGGCGCCACCCCCCGCACCCTGTCGGTCTGGTATGATGTCGACAAGGCCAAGGGCGAAGGCACCAAATGGCTCCGCGACCTGCGCCAATGGTGGCGCGTCTCCGGCCGTTCGCTGAAGGTCCCCGCCGACGGTATCACCGGAGCAACCCGCGCTCCGGGTGAGCAAAAGGTCGCCTTCACGCCAGGTAAAGGCCCACTCGGCCAACTCTCACCCGGCAACTACACGCTAGTGGTGGAAGCCGCGCGCGAAGTCGGCGGGCGTGAACTGCTCCGCCTGCCCTTCAGCTGGCCCGCAAAGCCCGGCGCTATCGTCCGCGCAAAGGGCAACAATGAATTGGGGCAGGTCAGCCTCAGCGTCAGCAAATAA
- a CDS encoding DUF4198 domain-containing protein gives MKARYLIAATLATLMATSAAQAHRQWMLPSSTTLSGTDSWVTIDAAVSNDLFYFEHMPMRTDAVTVTQPDGSAGKIENAATGKYRSTFDVHLTQPGTYRVASVSTGVMGSYTLNGEVKRLPRGTTKEKLTEAIPAGATNIQTIEATNRNEIFLTLGAPTTTIFKPTGVGIELVPVTHPNDLVTGEAATFQFLLDGKPATDLKVTVIPGGIRYRDTLGQQDLVTGKDGKVSIKWPQPGMYWLNATVGGNREGGEGAQATSPAAPAPRRASYVTTLEVLAP, from the coding sequence ATGAAAGCCAGATATCTGATCGCAGCGACCCTCGCCACGCTCATGGCCACTAGCGCTGCCCAAGCCCACCGCCAGTGGATGCTCCCGTCCTCGACAACCCTGTCCGGAACGGACAGCTGGGTCACCATTGACGCGGCGGTTTCCAACGACCTTTTCTACTTCGAACATATGCCTATGCGCACCGACGCGGTCACAGTGACACAGCCGGACGGCTCGGCAGGCAAGATCGAAAACGCCGCCACCGGCAAATATCGCTCCACCTTCGATGTTCACCTGACGCAGCCAGGCACATATCGCGTCGCCAGCGTCTCGACCGGAGTCATGGGCAGCTACACCCTCAACGGCGAAGTAAAGCGCCTCCCTCGCGGCACGACCAAGGAGAAGCTGACCGAAGCGATCCCGGCCGGAGCCACCAACATCCAGACGATCGAAGCCACCAACCGCAACGAGATTTTCCTGACGCTGGGCGCGCCTACCACCACCATATTCAAGCCGACCGGCGTTGGCATCGAATTGGTGCCCGTCACCCATCCGAACGATTTGGTGACAGGCGAAGCGGCGACCTTCCAGTTCCTTCTCGACGGGAAGCCTGCCACGGATCTCAAGGTAACGGTGATCCCCGGCGGTATCCGCTATCGCGACACGTTGGGCCAGCAGGATCTGGTCACCGGCAAGGACGGAAAAGTTTCGATCAAATGGCCGCAGCCTGGCATGTACTGGCTGAACGCCACAGTCGGCGGAAATCGCGAAGGTGGCGAAGGCGCTCAGGCGACTTCGCCCGCTGCTCCTGCACCGCGCCGCGCTTCCTATGTCACCACTTTGGAAGTACTGGCCCCCTGA
- a CDS encoding PepSY-associated TM helix domain-containing protein translates to MHAPARLQPKKKKKTFWLKQLHSWHWISSAISLIGLLLFAFTGITLNHAADVEASPQTIEKSATLPAPLLKQVAPDNRPDAKKPLPTPIAAWVEKEIGARATGEAEWSADEIYLALPRPGGDGWVSIDRQSGAVTSESTSRGWISYLNDLHKGRNTGTVWKWFIDIFAVACFVFAMTGLLLLQLHAAKRPSTWPIVGAGLIIPTVLILLFLH, encoded by the coding sequence ATGCACGCCCCTGCCCGCCTCCAGCCCAAGAAAAAGAAGAAGACCTTCTGGCTGAAGCAGCTGCACAGCTGGCACTGGATCAGTTCCGCGATCAGCCTCATCGGCCTCCTGCTTTTCGCCTTCACCGGCATCACCCTCAACCACGCCGCCGATGTAGAAGCCTCACCACAGACCATCGAAAAGTCCGCGACCCTCCCCGCGCCGCTCCTGAAACAAGTCGCCCCCGACAACCGCCCTGACGCCAAGAAACCGCTCCCCACCCCCATCGCCGCATGGGTCGAAAAGGAAATCGGCGCGCGGGCGACTGGCGAAGCGGAATGGTCCGCCGACGAAATCTACCTCGCCCTCCCCCGCCCCGGCGGCGACGGCTGGGTCTCGATCGACCGGCAGAGCGGCGCGGTGACCAGCGAAAGCACCAGCCGCGGCTGGATCAGCTATTTGAACGACCTCCACAAGGGCCGCAACACCGGCACCGTCTGGAAATGGTTCATCGACATCTTCGCCGTCGCTTGTTTCGTTTTCGCAATGACCGGCCTCCTCCTCCTCCAGCTCCACGCCGCCAAGCGTCCTAGCACCTGGCCCATCGTCGGCGCAGGCCTCATCATCCCAACCGTTTTAATTCTCCTTTTCCTTCATTAA
- a CDS encoding NAD-glutamate dehydrogenase, translated as MTALSEPKTKQVNASIRKALEAALERGALPGESEDFDHEAAAAAAAFLGRTADVRKSGQLAISIETLGEGATGRYMRIAIVNDDMPFLVDSIANALASHDVTIYRLLHPVLSIDRSDAGKLTAILDDEAPGARRESMIYIEADRADAKGRRALEKSLRQTLTDVRAAVADWPKMRDAMSRDADTIPDGEGAALLRWFLARHFTQTGHERRLRNGKAEDQLGICTLDDTPLLAPASLEAAFTWFEEGKRNPLIIKSNKLSRVHRAVLLDLIIVPVREGKRVVALSIHAGMWTSAALSASPDKVPLLRSALSALMDKFGFDPGGHAGKVLVHALTALPHDILIGFDHETLERLALTFMSLTDRPRPKLALGTSALPRHLYAFAWLPRDELTTARRLAVQDMLSQAAHAPVLSWSIALEESGLALLRITLDLRDGGVVPDEVPLDRQLKQMVRGWLPAVEEALAETEEPGRAAALAQRYAPGFPMAYRNGAGPAEAAIDIRLLHGLGGPGDKSIRIYRNGEDTREQLRLKLYSHDVIALSEVVPAFENFGFRVIDEMTTAVDGGAQGHVQRFVLELPTGGSGDAVVARAAIVTEAIAQVLEGRAENDRFNELIVTAGLAPHAVVLFRALFRYLRQTGMAYGMATFAETLRREQEIARQLITLFEALHDPAAKDGPARAEQAQAAINAGLEKVSAIDEDRVLRLLRAVITATLRTNFFSNAAAEALAFKLDSAQVPGLPAPLPWREIWVYSPRVEGIHLRAGPIARGGLRWSDRRDDFRTEILGLMKAQRVKNAVIVPTGAKGGFYPKQLPSPQVDRDAWMAEGTESYRIFIRALLSVTDNIVKGKVRHPAQTVIHDGDDPYFVVAADKGTATFSDVANAIALDHDFWLGDAFASGGSHGYDHKAMGITARGAWISVRRHFAEMGIDVQSEPVSVVGCGDMSGDVFGNGMLLSKSIRLLAAFDHRHIFLDPDPDPAKSWEERNRLFQLPRSSWDDYDKSLISKGGGVFPRTLKSIPLSAQVQAMLGVPETEMEPAALVSAILKSPADLLWFGGIGTYVKAAAQSHGDVGDPANDRLRVNAEDLRVKVVGEGANLGVTQAARIAFSLRGGRINTDFIDNSAGVDCSDNEVNIKIALNQEMAEGRLTFDARNKLLESMTDAVADIVLEDNRLQVLGLSIAESGGTADLASYVRLIETFEESGRLDRQVEGLAANDMLLRRGQDGLGLTRPELAVLLSTAKLALQDAIEQGQLALDPSMGPELAAAFPPAMQKKEADAIAAHALAKEIVATKVANRIVNRLGLIHPFELAEEEGCSLADLASAFLIAERLYDIGTLWADIDAAAMSEAARLALFADVANGVRIQIADILRSLPTGTLPGAGHALLASGVEKLAHDVDDLLTSEALRRTNAVIDRLASLGAPEDLVRRTAGLFKLDGAVGIAALAVRLKVDEVALTRAFTHLGETVGIDWVQSTAARMAPSDPWERLLISGVARDMQQVRLDFLEQGGKSNGKDILAHVDAWLAEKQPRITQFRALVHRAKAAAAPNVAMLAEIAGQARGLLGR; from the coding sequence ATGACGGCATTGTCCGAGCCGAAGACCAAGCAGGTGAACGCATCGATCCGCAAGGCGCTTGAGGCAGCGCTGGAAAGGGGCGCACTCCCGGGCGAAAGCGAGGATTTCGATCATGAGGCAGCGGCCGCCGCAGCCGCCTTCCTCGGCCGCACCGCCGATGTCCGCAAATCGGGCCAGCTCGCCATTTCCATCGAAACGCTCGGCGAAGGCGCAACCGGCCGCTACATGCGGATCGCCATCGTCAATGACGACATGCCCTTCCTGGTGGACTCGATCGCCAATGCGCTGGCATCGCATGACGTCACCATCTACCGCCTGCTCCACCCGGTCCTCTCGATCGACCGCAGCGACGCGGGCAAGCTGACCGCCATTCTGGACGACGAAGCCCCCGGCGCCCGCCGCGAATCGATGATCTATATCGAGGCGGATCGTGCCGATGCGAAGGGCCGCCGCGCGCTGGAAAAATCGCTGCGCCAGACGCTCACCGATGTCCGCGCTGCCGTTGCCGACTGGCCGAAAATGCGCGACGCCATGAGCAGGGACGCGGACACCATTCCCGACGGCGAAGGGGCTGCGCTGCTGCGCTGGTTCCTCGCGCGCCACTTCACGCAAACGGGCCATGAACGCCGCCTGCGCAACGGTAAGGCGGAGGATCAGCTGGGCATCTGCACGCTGGATGACACGCCGCTGCTCGCGCCCGCCTCACTCGAAGCGGCCTTCACCTGGTTTGAAGAAGGCAAGCGTAACCCACTCATCATCAAATCGAACAAGCTCTCCCGCGTCCATCGCGCCGTCCTGCTCGACCTCATCATCGTGCCGGTGCGGGAAGGAAAGCGGGTCGTCGCCCTCTCGATCCACGCGGGCATGTGGACCAGCGCGGCGCTGTCGGCCAGCCCCGACAAGGTTCCGCTGCTCCGTTCCGCCCTGTCCGCGCTGATGGACAAGTTCGGCTTCGATCCCGGCGGCCATGCGGGCAAAGTGCTCGTTCACGCGCTCACCGCCCTGCCGCACGACATATTGATCGGCTTCGATCATGAAACGCTGGAACGGCTCGCGCTCACCTTCATGTCGCTGACCGACCGGCCGCGTCCGAAACTGGCGCTCGGCACCAGTGCCCTCCCCCGCCATCTCTACGCCTTCGCCTGGCTGCCGCGCGACGAACTGACCACCGCCCGCCGTCTGGCCGTGCAGGACATGCTCTCGCAAGCGGCCCACGCGCCGGTGCTCAGCTGGTCGATCGCGCTTGAAGAAAGCGGCCTTGCCCTGCTGCGCATCACGCTCGACCTGCGCGATGGCGGCGTGGTGCCTGACGAGGTGCCGCTCGACCGCCAGTTGAAGCAAATGGTGCGCGGCTGGCTTCCCGCCGTCGAGGAAGCGCTTGCCGAAACCGAAGAGCCCGGCCGCGCCGCCGCGCTTGCCCAACGCTATGCGCCCGGCTTTCCCATGGCCTATCGCAACGGCGCCGGTCCAGCCGAAGCCGCCATCGACATCCGATTGCTCCACGGCCTTGGCGGCCCCGGCGACAAGTCGATCCGCATCTATCGCAATGGTGAGGACACGCGCGAACAACTGCGTCTGAAGCTCTACAGCCACGATGTGATCGCCCTGTCCGAAGTCGTCCCGGCGTTCGAGAATTTCGGCTTCCGCGTCATCGATGAAATGACGACAGCGGTCGATGGCGGCGCACAGGGCCATGTGCAGCGCTTCGTCCTTGAACTCCCCACGGGCGGCAGCGGTGATGCAGTCGTCGCTCGCGCCGCCATAGTGACCGAAGCGATCGCGCAGGTTCTGGAAGGCCGCGCCGAAAATGACCGGTTCAACGAACTGATCGTGACGGCCGGTCTCGCCCCCCATGCCGTCGTCCTGTTCCGCGCGCTGTTCCGCTATCTGCGCCAGACCGGCATGGCCTATGGCATGGCGACCTTCGCCGAAACGCTGCGCCGGGAACAGGAGATTGCGCGCCAGCTCATCACCCTGTTCGAGGCACTGCATGACCCCGCCGCAAAGGACGGCCCGGCCCGCGCCGAACAGGCGCAGGCCGCCATCAATGCGGGCCTCGAAAAGGTCAGCGCGATTGACGAGGACCGGGTGCTGCGCCTGCTGCGCGCCGTCATCACGGCTACCCTGCGCACCAATTTCTTCAGCAACGCCGCCGCCGAAGCGCTCGCCTTCAAACTCGACAGCGCGCAAGTGCCCGGCCTGCCTGCACCGCTGCCATGGCGCGAAATCTGGGTCTACTCCCCCCGCGTCGAGGGCATCCACCTGCGCGCGGGGCCGATCGCCCGCGGCGGCCTGCGCTGGTCTGACCGGCGCGATGATTTCCGCACCGAAATCCTCGGCCTCATGAAGGCGCAGCGGGTCAAGAATGCCGTCATCGTGCCGACCGGCGCAAAGGGCGGCTTCTACCCCAAGCAGCTTCCCAGCCCCCAGGTCGATCGCGACGCATGGATGGCGGAGGGCACCGAAAGCTACCGCATCTTCATCCGCGCGCTACTGTCGGTCACCGACAATATCGTGAAGGGCAAGGTGCGCCATCCCGCGCAAACCGTGATTCACGACGGCGACGATCCCTATTTCGTGGTCGCGGCGGACAAGGGCACGGCCACCTTCAGCGACGTCGCCAACGCCATAGCGCTGGATCACGACTTCTGGCTGGGCGACGCCTTCGCCAGCGGCGGCTCGCATGGCTATGATCACAAGGCGATGGGCATCACCGCGCGCGGCGCGTGGATCAGCGTGCGGCGGCACTTCGCCGAAATGGGCATCGATGTGCAAAGCGAGCCGGTCAGCGTCGTCGGCTGCGGCGACATGTCGGGCGACGTATTCGGCAACGGCATGCTGCTGTCGAAATCCATCCGGCTGCTCGCCGCCTTCGACCACCGCCATATCTTCCTCGATCCGGACCCCGATCCGGCGAAAAGCTGGGAGGAACGCAACCGCCTGTTCCAACTGCCCCGGTCCAGCTGGGACGATTATGACAAATCGCTGATCTCAAAAGGCGGCGGCGTGTTTCCCCGCACATTGAAAAGCATCCCGCTAAGCGCTCAGGTTCAGGCGATGCTGGGCGTCCCGGAAACCGAAATGGAACCGGCGGCTCTTGTCAGCGCCATCCTCAAAAGCCCTGCCGACCTGTTGTGGTTCGGCGGCATCGGCACCTATGTGAAGGCCGCAGCGCAAAGCCATGGCGATGTCGGCGATCCCGCCAATGACCGTCTGCGCGTCAATGCCGAGGATCTGCGCGTCAAGGTCGTCGGCGAAGGGGCCAATCTCGGCGTCACCCAGGCCGCGCGCATCGCCTTTTCGCTGCGCGGTGGCCGCATCAACACCGACTTCATCGACAATTCGGCGGGCGTCGATTGTTCGGACAATGAAGTGAACATCAAGATCGCGCTCAATCAGGAAATGGCGGAAGGCCGCCTGACCTTCGACGCGCGCAACAAACTGCTCGAAAGCATGACCGATGCCGTGGCCGACATCGTGCTGGAGGATAACCGCCTTCAGGTGCTGGGCCTGTCCATCGCCGAATCCGGCGGAACGGCGGACCTCGCCAGCTATGTCCGGCTGATCGAAACCTTCGAAGAAAGCGGGCGGCTCGACCGGCAGGTGGAGGGCCTCGCCGCCAATGACATGCTGCTCCGGCGTGGACAGGATGGCCTTGGTCTTACCCGGCCCGAATTGGCGGTCCTCCTCTCCACGGCCAAGCTCGCGCTACAGGATGCCATCGAACAGGGTCAGCTCGCCCTCGATCCCAGCATGGGTCCGGAACTCGCGGCTGCCTTCCCGCCCGCCATGCAAAAGAAGGAGGCGGACGCCATTGCCGCCCACGCTCTTGCAAAGGAAATCGTCGCGACGAAGGTCGCCAACCGCATCGTCAATCGCCTAGGCCTCATCCACCCCTTCGAACTCGCCGAAGAGGAAGGCTGCTCGCTTGCCGATCTGGCCAGCGCCTTCCTGATCGCTGAGCGTCTCTATGACATCGGCACCCTCTGGGCCGACATCGACGCCGCCGCCATGTCGGAAGCGGCGCGCCTCGCCCTGTTCGCCGATGTCGCCAACGGCGTGCGGATACAGATTGCCGACATTTTGCGCAGCCTCCCCACCGGGACCCTGCCCGGCGCCGGTCACGCTCTGCTTGCCAGCGGCGTGGAAAAGCTGGCCCACGATGTCGATGACCTCCTCACCAGCGAAGCCCTGCGCCGCACCAATGCCGTCATCGACCGCTTGGCTTCGCTGGGCGCGCCAGAGGATCTTGTGCGCCGCACCGCCGGTCTGTTCAAGCTCGACGGCGCCGTCGGCATCGCCGCGCTTGCGGTGCGGCTAAAGGTCGATGAAGTCGCCCTCACCCGCGCCTTCACCCATCTGGGCGAAACGGTCGGCATCGATTGGGTTCAGTCAACCGCCGCCCGCATGGCCCCTAGCGACCCATGGGAAAGGCTGCTCATTTCCGGCGTCGCCCGCGACATGCAGCAGGTCCGTCTCGACTTCCTGGAACAGGGCGGCAAATCCAACGGCAAGGACATCCTCGCCCATGTCGACGCATGGCTGGCCGAAAAGCAGCCCCGCATCACCCAATTCCGCGCCCTCGTCCACCGCGCCAAGGCGGCTGCGGCACCCAATGTAGCGATGCTCGCGGAAATAGCGGGGCAAGCAAGGGGGCTGCTGGGGCGGTAA